From the genome of Mixophyes fleayi isolate aMixFle1 chromosome 2, aMixFle1.hap1, whole genome shotgun sequence, one region includes:
- the C2H1orf116 gene encoding specifically androgen-regulated gene protein has translation MPEKALWTQHVGMEALNSVGSTGSCDSMESISSNHSAFSGDGYDHLSAEERECLMFLEETIDSLDNENDSGLSNDEQEREKTAILSVSEPMRIPQSNSNEETPPKITTLSKSEEWPNVALESNRIPHGYHSFPRIIQGSRDETTKHPTDSKLADSNKDPTKLWHGKPKSVSSLSQQHRGESPISEFLILPPPEPFRDPQVVDKRRSVTDPTDSREVRFYRGQQRAAKISEHTEAPPVLKPPSVKAPTQSLFPRVTPPSKTLTGSQQSLNQVVEKPVDFQLRQGPPTAPKPRTLPPHIIIKTSGGAVSSLDPQKRPRTFSAHERSTDKANVPHSKEQEQARHEALQKLGLEDKSSSHENISFRSSKIDLSSAQGISDQSQKDSSKKSVVLNQQERLDFTGSTPVQPSIVVHKPQENIKNEGPTKNKLSMKSNSYEKSDEPVGGTAMFVAKDTNVDVNPLHNIKSGPIVINRQNVKANTQEESEVVIRPSQSLNEIHMVADSSQKHMNSDVNRNSSFVKPFIQSKADNVIDKPGHTSKEASFRSDVSSKNKKEDIGIKPSSVKTHAGRGITVPEMNPIPVKTSDHLTKFEKLQEKVGSLENINLISTSPGKTFSFPRPKEVSVTPQSPEVIQRDGKDKVVSRHSTHFEPATEPYLRFPQGSVPGLRQINIKSNTLERSGVGLSDSIANTEKEAQKGGNSFFKKPLFSGNFLRNNRQRPASLGTGQDFAGLESSTLDADNTEKRSFFSRPTRSSAPVTSVKITPKGSTDETRKEALKKLGILKE, from the exons ATGCCGGAGAAAGCACTTTGGACACAGCATGTAGGGATGGAAGCCTTAAACAGTGTAGGCAGCACGGGTAGCTGTGACAGTATGGAGAGCATTTCCTCCAACCACTCTGCTTTT AGTGGAGATGGCTATGATCACCTTTCAGCTGAGGAACGAGAGTGCTTAATGTTTCTTGAAGAAACCATAGACTCCCTGGATAATGAGAATGACAGTGGACTATCCAATGATGAACAGGAAAGAGAAAAAACTGCCATCCTTTCTGTGTCGGAACCAATGAGGATTCCACAATCCAATA GCAATGAAGAAACACCACCAAAGATCACAACACTTTCTAAATCGGAGGAATGGCCCAATGTGGCTTTAGAATCAAATAGAATTCCACATGGGTACCATAGTTTTCCGAGAATAATCCAAGGTTCTCGAGACGAGACTACAAAACATCCTACTGACTCAAAACTAGCAGATTCCAATAAAGACCCAACAAAACTATGGCATGGAAAACCTAAGAGTGTGTCTTCACTTAGCCAACAGCATAGGGGAGAGTCTCCTATATCAGAGTTCCTCATTCTACCTCCACCAGAGCCTTTCAGAGACCCCCAAGTTGTAGACAAAAGGCGTTCTGTTACTGATCCAACAGATTCACGAGAAGTCAGATTTTACAGAGGACAACAAAGAGCTGCTAAAATCTCAGAACATACAGAAGCACCACCTGTATTAAAGCCACCTAGCGTAAAAGCACCAACACAATCCCTGTTCCCAAGAGTCACACCCCCAAGTAAGACTCTCACTGGCTCACAACAGTCTCTCAACCAAGTTGTAGAAAAACCTGTAGATTTTCAGTTGAGACAGGGCCCACCAACGGCACCAAAGCCACGCACACTGCCACCACACATAATTATTAAAACAAGTGGGGGTGCAGTATCAAGTCTAGATCCACAGAAGAGACCAAGAACATTTTCAGCACATGAAAGAAGCACGGATAAAGCTAATGTTCCTCATTCTAAAGAGCAAGAGCAGGCAAGACATGAGGCACTACAGAAATTGGGCTTGGAGGATAAATCAAGTTCACATGAGAATATTTCCTTCAGGTCCTCAAAAATTGATTTATCTTCAGCTCAGGGTATAAGTGACCAAAGCCAAAAAGATTCTAGTAAGAAAAGTGTTGTTCTAAATCAGCAAGAGAGATTGGATTTCACGGGGAGTACTCCTGTACAGCCTTCTATTGTAGTTCACAAACCTCAAGAGAATATAAAAAATGAAGGGCCTACTAAGAACAAATTAAGCATGAAATCAAACTCGTATGAGAAATCAGATGAGCCTGTGGGTGGAACAGCCATGTTCGTTGCGAAGGACACTAATGTTGATGTAAATCCTTTGCATAATATAAAAAGTGGTCCAATTGTAATAAATAGACAAAACGTGAAGGCGAACACTCAAGAAGAATCTGAAGTGGTTATTCGTCCCTCCCAGTCATTAAATGAGATCCATATGGTTGCTGATAGTTCTCAGAAACATATGAACTCCGATGTTAATAGAAACTCATCATTTGTAAAGCCTTTCATTCAATCAAAAGCAGATAATGTGATTGATAAACCTGGTCATACATCTAAAGAAGCATCCTTCAGATCAGACGTTtcttctaagaataaaaaagaagATATTGGTATAAAACCATCAAGTGTGAAAACACATGCAGGGAGAGGAATTACAGTTCCAGAAATGAATCCGATACCAGTTAAAACATCTGACCACTTAACTAAATTTGAGAAACTTCAGGAAAAAGTGGGTTCCTTGGAGAATATCAACCTTATTAGTACCAGCCCTGGTAAAACATTTAGTTTTCCTCGGCCTAAAGAAGTATCTGTTACTCCACAAAGTCCTGAAGTCATTCAAAGAGATGGGAAAGACAAAGTGGTCAGCAGACACAGTACTCACTTTGAACCAGCCACTGAACCATACTTACGTTTTCCTCAGGGTTCAGTGCCTGGTCTTAGACAAATAAACATTAAGTCAAACACACTGGAACGTTCTGGTGTGGGCCTTAGTGACTCCATTGCTAATACTGAAAAGGAGGCTCAAAAGGGAGGCAACTCATTTTTCAAGAAGCCGCTTTTTTCCGGCAATTTCCTCAGAAACAACAGGCAAAGACCAGCATCCCTTGGCACAGGACAAGACTTTGCAGGCCTGGAGTCTTCTACACTAGATGCAGACAATACTGAGAAGCGATCCTTCTTTTCAAGACCCACACGCTCATCTGCTCCCGTCACTAGTGTTAAGATTACTCCAAAAGGATCTACAGATGAGACCCGGAAAGAAGCATTAAAAAAGCTTGGCATTCTAAAGGAATAA